Proteins from a genomic interval of Hemitrygon akajei unplaced genomic scaffold, sHemAka1.3 Scf000067, whole genome shotgun sequence:
- the LOC140722010 gene encoding uncharacterized protein, with the protein MPLTCSDCGKGFTQSSQLEVHRRIHTGEWPFVCSACGKRFTWSSNLVRHYRVHTGERPFTCSECGKGFARSYQLIEHQRVHTGEKPFSCSECGRRFKESDTLVKHYQIHTGEKPFTCSECGKGFTRSSDVKIHQRIHTGEKPFICSECGKGFINSSHLVKHCRIHTGEKPFICSDCGKGFTDSSKLVRHYPIHTGEKPFRCSECGKGFTRSTSLVKHSQIHTREKLFTCPDCGKEFTRSSDFKEHQQIHTGHSPVLNVGMDSQIHLN; encoded by the coding sequence atgccattgacctgctcagactgtgggaagggattcactcagtcatctcaactggagGTGCATcggcgaattcacactggggagtggccattcgtGTGCTCtgcatgtgggaagagattcacttggtcatccaaCCTTGTGAGGCACTACcgcgttcacactggggagaggccattcacttgctcagaatgtgggaagggatttgctcgGTCATATCAACTGattgaacatcagcgagttcacactggggagaaaccattcagctgctctgaatgtgggaggagattcaAAGAATCAGACACACTTGTGAAACACtaccaaattcacactggggagaagccattcacgtgctctgaatgtgggaagggattcactcggtcatcagaTGTTAAAATACAtcaacgaattcacactggggagaaaccattcatctgctctgaatgtgggaagggattcattaactcatcccaccttgtgaagcactgccgaattcacaccggggagaaaccgttcatctgctcagattgtgggaagggattcactgactcatccaaaCTTGTGAGGCACTAcccaattcacactggggagaagccattcaggtgttctgaatgtgggaagggattcactcggtcaaccAGCCTTGTGAAGCACAGCCAAATTCACACCAGGGAGAAACTGTTCACCTGCCCAGATTGCGGGAAAGAATTCACTCGGTCCTCAGACTTTAAAGAACATCAACAAATTCACACTGGCCACTCACCTGTTCTgaatgtgggaatggattcacaaATACATCTCAATTGa